One segment of Anastrepha obliqua isolate idAnaObli1 chromosome 3, idAnaObli1_1.0, whole genome shotgun sequence DNA contains the following:
- the LOC129241696 gene encoding cuticle protein 64-like, with protein MFKLIVTFTALCAVASAGYLSGYGLAGHGLGYNGYSGIVAPAYQAPAVVATVPVVKTYSAPIVAAPVVKTIAPLATSYASYKSIPVVHAAPAVYAAPSYGSLGHYGLSYGYGHGFLHK; from the exons ATGTTCAAATTG atCGTCACTTTTACTGCTCTCTGCGCTGTAGCCTCTGCCGGTTACCTTAGTGGCTATGGACTTGCTGGTCATGGTTTGGGTTACAACGGCTACAGCGGCATTGTTGCCCCAGCCTATCAAGCACCCGCCGTCGTGGCTACTGTACCAGTTGTGAAGACTTACAGTGCGCCCATCGTGGCTGCACCGGTGGTGAAGACCATCGCCCCATTGGCTACCTCATACGCCTCATACAAATCGATTCCTGTAGTACATGCCGCTCCAGCTGTATATGCGGCGCCATCTTACGGTTCGCTAGGTCATTATGGTCTGAGCTATGGCTATGGTCATGGTTTCTTGCACAAGTAG